In Triticum urartu cultivar G1812 chromosome 6, Tu2.1, whole genome shotgun sequence, the following proteins share a genomic window:
- the LOC125513065 gene encoding tryptamine benzoyltransferase 1-like — protein MMLKPVYRVPHPLAGNKVQLTVFDRAAIDTYVPIAFAYPAPAPSNEALKEGLLRAIAPYPHLLGRFAVDGHGRRFLHLNNEGVLVIEVDVPADLADVLATGGGMTPVVAGFYPTVPEESVGAALLQVKLSRYRCGGLLLGVISHHHIADGTAASSFYCAWAAAVREGKDFDVPSPFIDRAATAVPRSTPKLVFDHRSIEFKRSSSQAHAVLPMEKIKNITVHFPAEFIAELKSRVGARCSTFQCLLAHVWKKVTAARGLSPDEFTRVRVAINCRGRASPPVPMDFFGNMVLWAFPRLQVRDLLGLSYGAVVGGIHEAVARIDGEYIQSYVDFGGVADANGEELAATATVGTMLCPDIEVDSWLGFTAHQLDFGTGPPSAFLPWLPVEGMMVFVPSRTAKGSVDLFMALAEDHVAAFNEIRYSLDLLSSRI, from the exons ATGATGCTGAAGCCGGTGTACCGCGTGCCGCATCCGCTGGCAGGGAACAAGGTCCAGCTGACCGTCTTCGACCGCGCCGCCATCGACACCTACGTCCCCATCGCGTTCGCCTACCCTGCCCCGGCGCCGTCCAACGAGGCTCTCAAGGAGGGCCTCCTCCGAGCCATCGCGCCGTACCCTCACCTGCTAGGGCGCTTCGCCGTCGACGGCCACGGCCGGCGATTCCTGCACCTCAACAATGAGGGCGTGCTCGTCATAGAGGTCGATGTCCCGGCCGACTTGGCGGACGTGCTGGCAACCGGCGGCGGCATGACCCCGGTCGTCGCCGGCTTTTACCCTACAGTGCCGGAG GAGAGCGTTGGAGCGGCGCTGCTGCAGGTCAAGCTCAGCCGGTACAGATGTGGCGGCCTGCTGCTCGGCGTCATATCCCACCACCACATCGCCGACGGCACGGCAGCGAGCTCATTCTACTGCGCGTGGGCGGCTGCGGTGCGCGAGGGCAAGGACTTCGACGTGCCGTCCCCTTTCATAGACCGTGCGGCCACGGCCGTGCCCCGCAGCACGCCCAAGCTGGTTTTCGACCACCGGTCCATCGAGTTCAAGCGCAGTTCCAGCCAGGCCCATGCCGTTCTACCCATGGAAAAGATCAAGAACATCACCGTGCACTTTCCTGCAGAGTTCATCGCCGAGCTCAAATCCCGCGTGGGAGCACGTTGCAGCACGTTCCAGTGCCTGCTGGCGCACGTGTGGAAGAAGGTGACGGCGGCGCGGGGTCTGAGTCCGGACGAGTTCACGCGGGTGAGGGTGGCCATCAACTGCCGTGGCAGGGCCAGCCCACCCGTGCCAATGGACTTCTTCGGGAACATGGTGCTCTGGGCGTTCCCGAGGCTTCAGGTCCGAGACCTGCTGGGGCTGAGCTACGGCGCCGTGGTGGGGGGCATCCACGAAGCCGTGGCGCGCATCGACGGCGAGTACATTCAGTCGTATGTGGACTTCGGCGGAGTGGCGGACGCCAACGGGGAGGAGCTCGCGGCGACGGCAACCGTCGGGACGATGCTCTGTCCGGACATAGAGGTGGACAGCTGGCTTGGGTTCACGGCCCATCAGCTCGACTTTGGAACCGGACCGCCTTCCGCGTTCCTGCCATGGTTGCCAGTCGAGGGGATGATGGTCTTCGTGCCGTCGCGCACAGCCAAGGGCAGCGTCGACCTCTTCATGGCCCTCGCGGAGGATCATGTCGCCGCCTTCAATGAGATTCGCTACTCCCTCGATCTTCTATCATCTAGGATATAA